The following proteins are encoded in a genomic region of Bubalus kerabau isolate K-KA32 ecotype Philippines breed swamp buffalo chromosome 13, PCC_UOA_SB_1v2, whole genome shotgun sequence:
- the SUN5 gene encoding SUN domain-containing protein 5 produces MPRSSRSPENSCDPPENVAHVPREVRPRRIIQRGRNICSMTEAPLSNASDAFQLPVRINAPGLTQCMLECMSWITCLACFLRTRAHQVLFNTCRYKLFIHKLIEKAGVLILCAFGFWMFSVHLPSKMDIWQEDSIDSPLQSLRMYQEKVRHHTGEIQDLRGHLNQLIAKLQEMEAMSDEQKMTQKIIKMIQGDYIEKPDFALKSIGASIDFEQTSATYNHDKACSYWNWIRLWNYAQPPDVILEPNVTPGNCWAFSGDRGQVTIRLAQKVYLSNLTLQHIPKTISLSGSLDTAPKDFVIYGMEGSPKEEVFLGAFQFQPENIIQTFQLQNQPPRTFGAVKVKISSNWGNPRFTCLYRVRVHGSVTLPREQPN; encoded by the exons ATGCCCCGGTCCTCAAGGAGCCCCGAGAACTCGTGTGACCCACCCGAAAATGTGGCCCACGTCCCCAGGGAGGTCAGGCCCAGGAG GATCATCCAACGAGGCCGGAACATCTGCAGTATGACAGAGGCGCCTTTGTCAAACGCAA GTGACGCCTTCCAGTTGCCTGTCCGCATCAATGCCCCAGGCCTGACCCAGTGCATGCTGGAATGTATGT CCTGGATCACCTGCCTGGCCTGCTTCCTGAGGACTCGGGCTCACCAGGTTCTGTTCAACACTTGCAG ATACAAGCTGTTCATCCACAAGCTGATAGAAAAAGCAGGCGTTCTGATCCTCTGTGCTTTTG GATTTTGGATGTTTTCTGTGCACTTACCATCCAAAATGGACATCTGGCAG GAAGACAGCATAGATAGTCCACTGCAGAGCTTGAG GATGTACCAAGAGAAGGTGCGGCATCATACTGGGGAAATCCAGGACCTCCGAGGCCACTTGAACCAGCTCATTgccaagctccaagagatggaaGCCATGTCCGATGAG CAAAAAATGAcccagaaaataataaagatgatccAAGGAGATTACATCGAGAAGCCGGACTTTGCCCTGAAGTCGATAG GGGCCTCCATCGACTTTGAGCAGACGTCAGCCACGTACAACCACGACAAGGCCTGCTCCTACTGGAACTGGATCCGGCTGTGGAACTATGCACAGCCTCCGGACGTGATCCTCGAG CCCAATGTGACACCTGGCAACTGCTGGGCCTTCTCGGGTGACCGTGGCCAGGTGACCATCCGACTGGCCCAGAAGGTCTACCTGTCCAACCTGACCCTGCAGCACATCCCAAAGACCATCTCACTGTCAGGCAGCCTGGACACCGCCCCCAAGGACTTCGTCATCTAC GGCATGGAAGGCTCCCCCAAGGAGGAGGTGTTCCTGGGGGCATTTCAGTTTCAGCCAGAAAATATCATTCAGACGTTCCAGCTCCAG AACCAGCCTCCCAGGACGTTTGGGGCCGTCAAGGTGAAGATATCCAGCAACTGGGGGAACCCACGCTTCACCTGCCTGTACCGAGTACGTGTGCATGGCTCTGTGACTCTACCCAGAGAGCAGCCTAACTAG